Proteins co-encoded in one Cydia splendana chromosome 11, ilCydSple1.2, whole genome shotgun sequence genomic window:
- the LOC134794946 gene encoding CAPA peptides → MQSIARIAMSMILVSSAFAAYQTSAKLRRDGVLNLYPFPRVGRAHHTWEVPLNDFYLEYKPAEKRQLYAFPRVGRSEVREHPSLYRLEDLFHRQNEKREGENGDSTGMWFGPRLGRAYKSEEDYQANEHSEPEHIDPELERKKRHSNQ, encoded by the exons ATGCAGTCCATCGCGAGGATCGCCATGTCCATGATCCTGGTGTCATCGGCATTTGCCGCCTACC AGACCAGCGCGAAGCTTCGGCGAGACGGCGTGTTGAATCTGTACCCCTTCCCAAGGGTAGGCCGCGCACATCACACTTGGGAAGTGCCGCTCAATGACTTCTATTTAG AATACAAGCCAGCAGAGAAACGCCAACTATACGCATTTCCACGCGTCGGACGCAGCGAGGTCCGCGAGCACCCCAGCCTGTACCGCCTGGAAGACCTGTTCCACCGCCAGAACGAGAAGAGAGAAGGCGAGAACGGAGACAGCACCGGCATGTGGTTCGGGCCCAGGCTAGGGCGCGCCTACAAGAGCGAAGAGG ACTACCAGGCAAACGAGCACAGCGAGCCAGAACACATCGACCCCGAACTCGAGAGAAAGAAGAGACACTCTAACCAATAA